A stretch of Chionomys nivalis chromosome 2, mChiNiv1.1, whole genome shotgun sequence DNA encodes these proteins:
- the Rsph6a gene encoding radial spoke head protein 6 homolog A isoform X1, with protein sequence MGEPPPNPDSSSQSRRASQASERARSRDSSQPLVSIPEDGVPRPPQRGSRSSQGSQDQQSTSLPQWSSLTPENQGEEGTEYNRSMSLSYPPGFPLEFSPQGYLDENRMMQQFPQGEGLLEQLDTDFQDPGAGLLGQFNMFPREDQPFDQTMQHGPYLRDDPTLHVGRSDLGFMPFVGEVPDPQPRELAVQNAKAYLLQTSVNCNLSLYEHLVNLLTKILNQRPEDPLSILEHLNRNTQWEWFHPKLDTLRDNPEMQPTYEMAEKQKALFIRGGGEGEQEMEEEVNDSPVPNIMETAFYFEQAGVGLSSDESFRIFLALRQLVEQQPIHTCRFWGKILGLSRSYLVAEVEFREGEEEGEEEEVEEMMEGGEVMEAHGEEEGEEDEEKVVDAVPKPQWKPPPVIPKEESRTGANKYLYFVCNEPGRPWTRLPHVTPAQIVSARKIKKFFTGFLDTPVISYPPFPGNEANYLRAQIARISAATHISPLGFYQFGEEEGDEEEEGGAGRDSFEENPDFEGIPVLELVDSMANWVHHTQHILPQGRCTWVNPMQKTEEEEELGEEEEKADEGMEEVEQEVGPPLLTPLSEDAEIMHLSPWTTRISCSLSPQYSVAVVRSNLWPGAYAYAVGKKFENIYIGWGHKYSPENFNPSLPAPIQQEYPSGPEIMEMSDPTVEEEQALKAAQEQALAAAEEEEEDEEEEEDEDLED encoded by the exons ATGGGCGAGCCACCGCCCAATCCCGATTCCTCGTCCCAAAGCCGGAGGGCTTCTCAAGCCTCAGAAAGGGCACGCAGTCGAGATTCCTCGCAGCCTCTGGTGTCCATCCCTGAGGATGGGGTGCCCAGACCTCCACAGCGGGGCAGTCGGAGcagtcagggcagccaggaccagCAGTCAACTAGCCTGCCGCAGTGGTCCAGCCTGACACCAGAAAACCAGGGCGAGGAAGGCACGGAGTATAACCGGTCCATGAGCTTAAGTTACCCACCAGGCTTTCCATTGGAGTTCTCGCCACAGGGTTACCTGGATGAGAACAGAATGATGCAGCAGTTTCCTCAGGGCGAGGGCCTCTTAGAACAACTAGATACCGACTTCCAGGACCCGGGTGCCGGCCTCCTGGGCCAGTTCAACATGTTCCCACGGGAGGACCAGCCGTTCGACCAGACCATGCAGCACGGGCCATACCTGAGGGACGACCCCACTCTCCACGTAGGGCGTTCTGACCTGGGCTTCATGCCCTTCGTCGGAGAGGTGCCTGACCCCCAGCCCCGTGAGCTGGCAGTGCAGAACGCCAAGGCCTACCTGCTGCAGACCAGCGTGAACTGCAACCTCAGCCT GTATGAGCACCTGGTGAACCTACTGACCAAGATCCTGAACCAGCGGCCCGAGGACCCCTTGTCCATCCTGGAGCATCTGAATCGCAACACGCAGTGGGAATGGTTCCACCCCAAGCTGGACACGCTGCGGGACAACCCTGAGATGCAGCCCACCTACGAGATGGCCGAGAAGCAAAAGGCCCTGTTCATCAGGGGTGGAGGAGAAGGCgaacaggaaatggaagaggaggtg AATGACAGCCCGGTGCCCAACATCATGGAGACGGCCTTCTACTTCGAGCAGGCGGGCGTGGGGCTGAGCTCCGACGAAAGCTTCCGGATCTTCCTGGCCCTGAGGCAGCTGGTGGAGCAGCAACCCATCCACACGTGCCGCTTCTGGGGCAAGATCTTGGGACTGAGCCGCAGCTACCTGGTGGCCGAGGTGGAGTTCCGCGAAGGCGAGGAGGAAggcgaggaggaggaggtggaggagatgatggagggaggagaggtcATGGAGGCTCACGGTGAGGAGGAGGgcgaggaggatgaggagaaggtGGTGGATGCAGTGCCCAAGCCACAGTGGAAGCCGCCGCCAGTCATCCCCAAGGAGGAGAGCCGCACGGGCGCCAACAAGTACCTGTACTTCGTGTGCAACGAGCCAGGCCGCCCGTGGACGCGCCTGCCGCACGTGACGCCCGCGCAGATCGTCAGTGCACGCAAAATCAAGAAGTTCTTCACCGGCTTCCTGGACACGCCGGTCATCAGCTACCCGCCCTTCCCGGGCAATGAGGCCAACTACCTGCGTGCACAAATTGCACGCATCTCAGCAGCCACGCACATCAGCCCGCTGGGCTTCTACCAGTTCGGCgaggaggagggagatgaggaggaggagggcggTGCAGGGCGTGACTCATTCGAGGAGAACCCCGACTTTGAGGGCATCCCGGTGCTGGAGCTCGTGGACTCCATGGCCAACTGGGTACATCACACACAGCACATCCTGCCTCAG GGCCGCTGTACATGGGTGAACCCAAtgcagaagacagaggaggaggaagagctaggggaggaggaagagaaggcggACGAAGGGATGGAGGAGGTGGAGCAGGAGGTCGGTCCTCCACTTCTGACTCCTCTCTCAGAAGATGCAG AGATCATGCACCTGTCGCCCTGGACCACCCGCATCTCCTGCAGCCTCAGCCCGCAGTACTCGGTGGCCGTCGTGCGCTCCAACCTCTGGCCAGGGGCCTATGCCTACGCCGTTGGCAA GAAGTTTGAGAACATCTACATTGGCTGGGGCCACAAGTACAGCCCCGAGAACTTCAACCCATCCCTGCCAGCTCCCATTCAGCAAGAGTACCCCAGTGGCCCTGAGATTATGGAAATGAGTGACCCCACGGTGGAGGAGGAGCAGGCCCTGAAGGCTGCACAGGAGCAGGCCCTGGCAGCAgccgaggaagaggaggaggatgaggaggaggaggaggatgaagaccTGGAGGACTGA
- the Rsph6a gene encoding radial spoke head protein 6 homolog A isoform X2 → MGEPPPNPDSSSQSRRASQASERARSRDSSQPLVSIPEDGVPRPPQRGSRSSQGSQDQQSTSLPQWSSLTPENQGEEGTEYNRSMSLSYPPGFPLEFSPQGYLDENRMMQQFPQGEGLLEQLDTDFQDPGAGLLGQFNMFPREDQPFDQTMQHGPYLRDDPTLHVGRSDLGFMPFVGEVPDPQPRELAVQNAKAYLLQTSVNCNLSLYEHLVNLLTKILNQRPEDPLSILEHLNRNTQWEWFHPKLDTLRDNPEMQPTYEMAEKQKALFIRGGGEGEQEMEEEVGRCTWVNPMQKTEEEEELGEEEEKADEGMEEVEQEVGPPLLTPLSEDAEIMHLSPWTTRISCSLSPQYSVAVVRSNLWPGAYAYAVGKKFENIYIGWGHKYSPENFNPSLPAPIQQEYPSGPEIMEMSDPTVEEEQALKAAQEQALAAAEEEEEDEEEEEDEDLED, encoded by the exons ATGGGCGAGCCACCGCCCAATCCCGATTCCTCGTCCCAAAGCCGGAGGGCTTCTCAAGCCTCAGAAAGGGCACGCAGTCGAGATTCCTCGCAGCCTCTGGTGTCCATCCCTGAGGATGGGGTGCCCAGACCTCCACAGCGGGGCAGTCGGAGcagtcagggcagccaggaccagCAGTCAACTAGCCTGCCGCAGTGGTCCAGCCTGACACCAGAAAACCAGGGCGAGGAAGGCACGGAGTATAACCGGTCCATGAGCTTAAGTTACCCACCAGGCTTTCCATTGGAGTTCTCGCCACAGGGTTACCTGGATGAGAACAGAATGATGCAGCAGTTTCCTCAGGGCGAGGGCCTCTTAGAACAACTAGATACCGACTTCCAGGACCCGGGTGCCGGCCTCCTGGGCCAGTTCAACATGTTCCCACGGGAGGACCAGCCGTTCGACCAGACCATGCAGCACGGGCCATACCTGAGGGACGACCCCACTCTCCACGTAGGGCGTTCTGACCTGGGCTTCATGCCCTTCGTCGGAGAGGTGCCTGACCCCCAGCCCCGTGAGCTGGCAGTGCAGAACGCCAAGGCCTACCTGCTGCAGACCAGCGTGAACTGCAACCTCAGCCT GTATGAGCACCTGGTGAACCTACTGACCAAGATCCTGAACCAGCGGCCCGAGGACCCCTTGTCCATCCTGGAGCATCTGAATCGCAACACGCAGTGGGAATGGTTCCACCCCAAGCTGGACACGCTGCGGGACAACCCTGAGATGCAGCCCACCTACGAGATGGCCGAGAAGCAAAAGGCCCTGTTCATCAGGGGTGGAGGAGAAGGCgaacaggaaatggaagaggaggtg GGCCGCTGTACATGGGTGAACCCAAtgcagaagacagaggaggaggaagagctaggggaggaggaagagaaggcggACGAAGGGATGGAGGAGGTGGAGCAGGAGGTCGGTCCTCCACTTCTGACTCCTCTCTCAGAAGATGCAG AGATCATGCACCTGTCGCCCTGGACCACCCGCATCTCCTGCAGCCTCAGCCCGCAGTACTCGGTGGCCGTCGTGCGCTCCAACCTCTGGCCAGGGGCCTATGCCTACGCCGTTGGCAA GAAGTTTGAGAACATCTACATTGGCTGGGGCCACAAGTACAGCCCCGAGAACTTCAACCCATCCCTGCCAGCTCCCATTCAGCAAGAGTACCCCAGTGGCCCTGAGATTATGGAAATGAGTGACCCCACGGTGGAGGAGGAGCAGGCCCTGAAGGCTGCACAGGAGCAGGCCCTGGCAGCAgccgaggaagaggaggaggatgaggaggaggaggaggatgaagaccTGGAGGACTGA